CACTTCATCAGTTGATTAATGAAGGTTTGCTTTGCACACTTAATGTATCTGATCTTTTTGGCTGaaattcttgtttttgtttctcattttatctgttAATACTTTTAAGTCTAAGGATTTTCAGCTTCTGGATTTGTTTAAAGAATCTTCAACTTGTAAAGTTTAGATTTTTAAAGTTCTCTCTGATGTCTAATCACCTAGAATAGGAACTTCTTCTTTGTAAGTAGTTTAACAATTTGGAAAAGTGTATTTGAAGAATATATAACACTTCAATTTACTCAAAATTAGAAAATCCTTTTCATATgcattttcttcaatttatccCATTTACCTCCAGTTTTGTCTATAGCTTTTGGTGTGTCTTTCATAACCTCCATTCACTCAATGTCTTGTTTTATATTTCGTGATGCCTGCAATGCAGGTCTAATTTTAATGCATCTGTAGTAAAGACAGAATATTAATCTATAGATGAACTGGTATTTTCTTAGccacttataatttatttttcctttcaatttgGATGTTATTTAATTGTTGCTTGTCCTGGATAGGCATTGTAATCACACAACTTTGAAACCACATCTGACATTGACTCATGTGGCTCTTTGATGTCTATCCTTAATTGCTTGGTATGATGCTAGAAAGACTTAACAATGATCTCTCTGCAGGGAAGGTTGAGGAATGCAAAATTTTCTTCCAGACACTGTATAATTTTGTCTACCTTTTAGGAACATATCTGAAGCCGAATGTGAGTATTTGtgattcatatttatttttgacatttGCACTTGACTTTGCTCCCCTGCTGAAGCTTCAAAAATGGAAGAGTTTAACTTTTATCAGCTTTCTATAATGTCCTGATGTCATTGTTTTGTCTTGCAATGATATGTACTGTCAATATTAAGTGCCTATGTGAATCATATAATTTTTCTAGCATGATAGTCTGAATATTTTGTTCTCTAAAAATTTAACAACTTGGTGGATAGGAGAATAGAAAATCTCTAACCAATAATATGTATTTCTTTGCATCTTTGTGCTCATACCCTTCTAGATCTGTTAAGTATTGTTTTTTATATACTTCATCCTTCTGTGGATCATTTCTACAGGTTGCTATCTTAGATGGTGTCACGATGGGAAGTGGGGCAGGTATTGCACTTCCTGGAATGTTTCGCGTCGCAACTGATAGAACTGTATGTAACCGTTTCCTAGATCCATAAAATGGTAGCAGTTTTCTTTGTTgtttgattattaattattttggttCTGATGATGTTTGTATGTTTTGAATATACTTGTTTGATCAGTTTATTGAAAAACAGCTTTTTATGCTTACCATGCTCCGGAAAGTTTATCATTTTCTTGCTTAATGGTTGAGTACTAATATTTAAAGCTTTTAATAACTTGCAGGTTTATTCTTCCCCAGAATCTCAAATAGGGTTTCATCCTGATGGTGGGGCCTCATATTATCTTCCCCGTCTTCCTGGCTACTTAGGTAATGTTAGGAAAACAATCAATATCTTCTATATCAGGTTTAACTGATTAATAAGCTAGCTTAGATGAGGAATTATGCTATgattttctaaatattttccagTTCAATCTCCATCTTTTATATAATTCTAGGTGCAATCACCTACATTTGCAGGTGAATATTTGGCTTTAACAGGAGAAAAACTTAACGGTGTAGAAATGATTGCCTACGGTCTTGCAACACACTATGTATTGAAAGAAGTTAGTATTACGCTTTGTGCATTGGATATTCCTGAAATTTTTTATGTTCTTAACACTGCACTACTGATATTTGTGTCGTACAGAGGCTTCCCTGGATTGAAGAACGGCTTGGTAAATTGATGACAGACGATCGTTCTGTTATTGAAAGTTCTCTTGCTCAATATGGGGACCTTGTTTATCCAGATAGGAGAAGCGTGCTTCACAAGTAATGTCTTTTCTTTAAACTTTTGTTATGCTCGTTTCAAGCAATTATGATAttcttttttcatctttaagtCCACGAATCCATGGTGGTTTTATTTTTTCAGGTTTGAAATGATTGATAAATGCTTTAGTCCAGACACGGTTGAGGAAATTATTGAAGCTCTGGTAAGGCTGAAATTGTACTATAGAGATGAAATGTagagaaaattttttaattgcTTAAATGTTCAACATATGAGAAGGGTTCGGTCCTTCTCAGTAAACTTATTGCGTTATTGTCTTCTTGTTCATATTCGCTGCTTTCGGATAGGGGATTGTTAGCATTTTGTAATTTCTTGTACCTCTTTTAGCCAATATTCATTTCGTGGTAAATAGAAATGTGCAAAAATGATTCATTCAGGAAAATGAGGCAGCTGAGTCGTACGATGAATGGTGTGCTACAACTCTTAAAAAGATAAAAGCAGCATCTCCGTTAAGCTTGAAAGTCACTTTGAATTCAGTAAGCCTTtattccttttcaattttcttttgtaaaaatatttgtattattcaaaattattaagttttggCGCCGAACTTTAGATTAGAGAAGGGAGATTTCAATCACTTGATCAGTGCCTGGCACGTGAATATCGCATATCCCTGAACTGGATTTCAAAACAGGTGTCTGGTGATTTCTGTGAGGCACGTGCTTCTATCTCGATCTGGCTCCCAAATGTTATGAAGTTTATTAAAATGGTCATGCATTAACTTATGTCATTATCTCCATTTAATGCAGGGTGTTCGTGCTCGATTGATTGACAAGGATTTCAGTCCAAAGGTATCGAATGATCCACGCTTTCTCAGTCCATAAAAATGGCAATGCCAATTGGTTACTCGGCCACAATTAGTCATGTTTTTTACATAATATTTTCAGCATTGATCTCTCgttgttcattttcttgaattagAAATAAATACTTAGCGAATGCCTAATCGATATCTTGGAATAAATTTTCAGTGGGATCCACCACGATTGGAGGACGTTACAAAGGACATGGTTGAATCCTTCTTTGCTCCTCTGGATGAGTTTGAATCAGAACTAAACTTGCCAACATCCATTCGAGAGCCTTCAGTTTGATCTCTGCTTCCGACTAAAATTTCTGTAAAATCTTCAAACTATAGTTTTAGATTTGATAGGAAGGCAAGAAACAATAGCTTTTTGACCCACCCAACACCATTGGAGAGAAAAGATACACttttaatttagtcattgattttaGACTATCTCTTGATTTTTATGTAACCAAGTTTATTAAGTCCATTTTGAGGGCTCTACTTATTATAAGGGTTTTGCTTGATTAAAGagtatttttttgtgtttaaccTGACTAATGTGTATGGTGCAGTTTCAATTCGTTTAAATTTGTTTAGGATAAAGTTTTTATCTACCGATTTGTTCTTTTAAAACGTTGGAatagaaacaaataaagaaattgaCATAAAATCTCTGCATGACAACAAAGTAGCTATTCAACTATTCATCAAATGCTGAACATGCTCTGAAGCTTTTGAAAAAGCATATTTGTCAATATTCTAGCCAAGCTAAGCCTAAACCAGCATAtaattttctttgaaatttgaaaaaaccTTAGGCTTTGGtatttatagattaataaattttagTCTTAGATCAATTATGTGAGCTTCAGCGAGTATTATGGTAAGTATGTGCAGTTTGTTTGTGTCATGAAATATTGTTTTATAAATAATCAAGTTAAATTCCCATATGGACTATGATGATTCTCAGTATCATTATCCATATCCCTATGTTTGCTTTATCTCAATTACGATAATTAAGTAGGCCCAAATATTTGATTACATGTTATAATTAATCATCAAGTGCAAAAAAACATATAGGTTAAAATGCATAAACAAAATTGAGACTCCAAGATTTTAACGTGGGTATTGAATCCATGAGACCTTAGCTAGCCTAGAATGAAGCTCAATTCGCTATGCATTTTTAATTACATAAGACATAAAAGCTTATACAAGCAAGTATGAAAGCTAGACACTTGTTAAtgagtgtagttttcgcggtggatggaaagaaataggtGGTAAAatgggaagaagttcccgagtatcgttctctattgatggcaaggagggaattcaagcggtaagggaattaagcacaagagtgtttagtgtttaaaaGGTAACCCAAGCATAGTAAAAAAGGTGCATGagacatcatgaaaataaggaacaaacaaaggaaacaatcaatgggaaaggaggatttgaaccttgcaactcatataggtatccttgatttcctaagacattaggctagcaacacttagattacgaaaatgagacaaggtcaccaacatcaccgccactctcgtggtcaatggactcacttcttagaccgtaatgtcatccttgtgatcattaGGCTAGAAGGGGCATTttgacaaacacgttatgtgcctcttgccttcctctcccttttctcaaaggtgagagggaaatgtgctaggctaggctaaggagtaactctactctcgtagatgagactccttctccaaacgcctctcatataggttgatcacccctacacaagagtcaaagtggatcaccactcacacaatcaaactcataatcaagcaattgcaaaacctaattgatcaattcaaagctcaagaatatccatacaacattgctcaatccaaatccacaaagatctatctaatcatacttggaattgaaatagcaaaagatAAAAGTAATGACaggaaattaaaaggaagacttagctaggaattgaactttgaatttgaacttgaacttgaaattgaactttaatcttgaacttgaatgtagatcacaatcttgcaacaatggaattcttctctaattctaatctaaactaagaattgcaatgtggagtgatttgggagagttctctctaggctaatcctagagagagaaagtctaaaatgatctaaaactgaagtgtgatcgatcccctgcaaaatggctcaattcccttTTTAAATCTCGCCTAACAACTTaaatttccgcgatggacgcacgcttggacgcacgctggacgcgcgtccactgagcgtccactgcgcgtccacggcgtttctgctgcacagacttcaacttcagagagctgtttggtggacgcgtgctggacgcgcgcgtccactgcgcgtccatagcagactgctgttctgctgccaaacttctgcaagcataatttcggacgcaggcctggacgcatgggtggacgcgcgtccaccgagcgtccactgcagtcctggcctattttttgctccaactttggtttgttcttcacttatctgaaatgttgtcatttcctgccctttttgcacatcttttacctacaaaacaattagccaagcgtggaacggggtctAATAGCAATGTCa
This region of Ipomoea triloba cultivar NCNSP0323 chromosome 15, ASM357664v1 genomic DNA includes:
- the LOC116005502 gene encoding 3-hydroxyisobutyryl-CoA hydrolase-like protein 2, mitochondrial, whose translation is MPGIGLKTLQLLSRCSKQRHGFLYSHQKRSFSALPSYTQHDYLQEQVLVEGRAKSRAAILNRPSALNSLTSSMVARLNRLYNSWEENSEIGFVVMKGSDQAFCSGADVVTLHQLINEGKVEECKIFFQTLYNFVYLLGTYLKPNVAILDGVTMGSGAGIALPGMFRVATDRTVYSSPESQIGFHPDGGASYYLPRLPGYLGEYLALTGEKLNGVEMIAYGLATHYVLKERLPWIEERLGKLMTDDRSVIESSLAQYGDLVYPDRRSVLHKFEMIDKCFSPDTVEEIIEALENEAAESYDEWCATTLKKIKAASPLSLKVTLNSIREGRFQSLDQCLAREYRISLNWISKQVSGDFCEGVRARLIDKDFSPKWDPPRLEDVTKDMVESFFAPLDEFESELNLPTSIREPSV